A part of Coriobacteriia bacterium genomic DNA contains:
- a CDS encoding heavy metal translocating P-type ATPase: protein MSDCSCSSCETTKNSRTSSKINDEIQNHELRNRGITIGIGLILSVAGYLFQSTSHHSLSIALYVAALVISGYDIFLKAAKGLIAFKPLNENFLMSVASIGAFLIGQYPEGIAVMLFYQIGETFREQAVAKSRTSISALMDIRPDTAHLMATPQEVSADISLTTSENLSQFDTTSPECIAVGSLILVRPGERIPLDGRIIFGTSPVDTSMLTGESLPRTIAPGDEVMSGFVNGSNAIKILTTSTYDDSAVAKILELVENAGDNKSTSEQFITRFARYYTPAVVAAALVLGIVIPLILKIAGVPVSFDDWIYRALVFLVISCPCALVISVPLTFFGGIGGASRNGVLIKGGRSLEALAKADTIVFDKTGTLTTGSLSVVSVVPYENRASRSLDAEGPYYTRQEILRFAALAEAHSNHPVAKSIRDAAQSENLLEGESNAYRITDVTELAGLGIEARVNENVIRVGNAHLVKQALGCATELFDAFGDSALSPGQSAHFVLINSKPAGWIIVSDTLREDARKAIASLHELGIRKIHMLSGDMKSVADEVGRALGIDSVHSELLPEDKVSITEELMAREENRGNLVFIGDGINDAPVIARADIGIAMGHLGSDAAIEAADIVLTDDRLTNIPLSIILAKKTVRIASENIILALSIKSMILVLGAFGYASMWAAVFADVGVSVLAIFNALRALKKLSL from the coding sequence ATGTCTGACTGCAGTTGCTCTTCATGCGAAACGACAAAAAACAGTCGAACTTCGTCGAAAATAAACGATGAAATCCAGAATCATGAGCTGAGAAACCGCGGCATAACCATCGGAATCGGACTCATTTTGTCCGTTGCCGGCTACCTGTTCCAATCGACCTCGCACCATTCTCTGTCGATTGCCTTGTATGTCGCGGCACTGGTGATATCGGGCTATGACATCTTTCTCAAAGCAGCAAAAGGCCTCATTGCATTCAAGCCTTTGAATGAAAATTTCCTCATGTCCGTCGCCTCCATCGGAGCATTCCTCATCGGTCAGTATCCCGAGGGAATCGCCGTCATGCTGTTCTACCAAATCGGCGAAACTTTCCGGGAACAAGCCGTCGCAAAATCTCGCACGTCGATCAGTGCATTGATGGATATTCGACCCGATACGGCACACCTCATGGCGACACCGCAGGAAGTCTCGGCAGACATAAGTCTCACCACTTCCGAAAACCTGTCACAGTTCGACACGACCTCTCCGGAATGTATCGCAGTCGGTTCCCTCATTTTGGTCAGACCCGGAGAGCGAATCCCACTTGACGGTCGCATAATTTTCGGAACTTCTCCGGTTGACACCTCCATGCTGACCGGCGAGTCGCTCCCGCGCACCATCGCCCCCGGTGATGAGGTCATGTCGGGATTCGTCAATGGATCAAATGCCATAAAGATTTTAACCACCTCCACATACGACGATTCAGCCGTCGCAAAAATCTTGGAGTTGGTGGAAAATGCCGGCGACAATAAATCGACTTCGGAGCAATTCATCACTCGTTTCGCACGCTATTACACCCCCGCCGTCGTTGCGGCCGCGCTCGTGCTCGGAATTGTAATCCCCTTGATTCTAAAAATTGCAGGAGTGCCTGTATCGTTTGATGATTGGATTTACCGGGCGCTCGTATTTCTTGTGATTTCATGCCCTTGCGCACTCGTAATTTCTGTACCGCTCACCTTTTTCGGAGGAATCGGCGGAGCATCACGAAACGGAGTGCTCATTAAAGGAGGTCGAAGCCTCGAAGCGCTCGCGAAGGCCGATACGATCGTGTTCGATAAAACCGGCACGCTCACCACGGGATCGCTTTCTGTGGTAAGCGTCGTGCCCTATGAAAACAGGGCTTCGCGTAGCCTCGACGCCGAGGGCCCTTACTACACACGCCAAGAAATCTTGCGGTTCGCCGCACTGGCCGAGGCGCACTCGAACCATCCCGTTGCAAAATCGATTCGCGATGCAGCGCAATCCGAAAATCTGCTTGAAGGAGAATCGAACGCCTACCGAATCACCGACGTGACAGAACTTGCCGGCCTCGGTATCGAGGCTCGAGTCAACGAGAATGTCATTCGCGTCGGAAACGCCCACCTCGTAAAACAGGCTCTCGGATGCGCCACCGAGCTGTTCGATGCGTTCGGTGATAGTGCACTTTCACCGGGACAAAGCGCACATTTCGTGCTGATAAACTCGAAACCCGCCGGATGGATCATAGTATCCGATACCTTGCGGGAAGACGCTCGCAAAGCCATTGCATCGCTGCATGAACTGGGGATCCGAAAAATCCATATGCTTTCGGGGGATATGAAAAGTGTGGCCGATGAGGTCGGACGCGCGCTCGGAATCGACAGCGTCCACTCCGAGCTCCTCCCGGAAGATAAGGTTTCAATAACGGAAGAATTGATGGCCCGTGAAGAAAACCGCGGGAACCTGGTGTTCATTGGAGACGGCATAAACGACGCGCCCGTCATCGCGCGTGCGGACATTGGAATCGCAATGGGTCATTTGGGATCGGATGCCGCCATCGAAGCTGCAGATATCGTATTGACCGATGATCGTCTGACCAATATCCCCCTTTCCATCATTCTGGCTAAAAAAACCGTACGCATAGCATCGGAAAACATTATCCTGGCGCTATCAATTAAGAGTATGATTTTGGTGTTAGGCGCATTCGGGTATGCCTCGATGTGGGCCGCAGTTTTTGCCGATGTCGGCGTCTCCGTGCTCGCCATTTTCAATGCTCTTCGTGCTCTTAAAAAACTTTCTTTATGA
- a CDS encoding YbhB/YbcL family Raf kinase inhibitor-like protein, whose product MNVTSTGLERGYFFDRFGKRGNQKNSFGKVDYSIPFSIAEAPKDTGSFAFWLEDKDAIPVCGFSWIHWVGANLNRSTVAENESISNSHFIQGANSNVSPLAGAHSIEESSYYTSMSPPDTDHLYELHVFALDTMLDLGSGFFLNELYRKMQGHVLDTATLSGYYRA is encoded by the coding sequence ATGAACGTCACATCGACCGGTTTGGAGCGCGGATATTTCTTCGACCGATTCGGAAAACGGGGTAATCAAAAGAATTCCTTCGGGAAAGTAGACTATTCAATACCGTTCTCGATCGCAGAAGCACCGAAGGACACCGGGTCTTTCGCCTTTTGGCTCGAAGATAAGGATGCGATTCCGGTTTGTGGCTTTTCTTGGATTCACTGGGTTGGAGCCAATCTCAACCGTAGTACGGTCGCGGAAAATGAATCCATCTCGAACTCGCACTTCATACAGGGCGCGAATTCCAATGTTTCGCCTCTCGCAGGCGCTCATTCAATCGAAGAATCCAGCTACTATACAAGCATGTCCCCACCGGACACGGACCATCTTTACGAACTCCATGTATTCGCACTCGACACCATGCTCGATCTCGGCTCCGGTTTCTTTCTCAATGAGCTTTACCGTAAAATGCAGGGGCATGTGCTCGATACTGCCACACTTTCCGGATATTACCGCGCTTGA
- a CDS encoding hydrogenase small subunit, producing the protein MTNAGISFYEKLEKRGVSRRDFLKFCGSTATVLGLSSAMVPSVAAAVEGAAESGLTPALWINGGSCTGCSESIAQATYPNVADIVLDLLSIPSQETIQMATGEYAEQAIEASHEANKGKYILIVEGAVMTGLGGNTLRVAGKPFIEELKTLAKDAAAIVAVGSCAVDGGWVRAHPNPAGGTGVSQYLASESIATPVVNLPGCPVNPEEITAVVIDVLMLGGLEKLVPKLDKYGRPKYLYGQTIHDNCPRRGHFENGEFVYEFGSEEEAKGYCLYPLGCKGPQTKRRCPITRWNDQTSWCVESGGPCIGCGSFNWVDNNAPFRGRYRRVGQGVFGLQGGGVEPTKLAAGIGAVAAVGLIAHGFGMKAAGRIGKNAHLETETVKEWDAKHQKKQGGA; encoded by the coding sequence ATGACGAATGCGGGTATCTCATTTTATGAGAAGCTCGAGAAGCGTGGTGTATCGCGTCGTGACTTTTTGAAGTTTTGCGGCTCGACCGCTACAGTTCTCGGCCTGTCCTCAGCTATGGTGCCATCGGTTGCTGCAGCAGTCGAAGGAGCAGCTGAATCAGGGCTAACCCCTGCGCTCTGGATTAACGGTGGATCATGTACCGGTTGTTCAGAATCTATCGCTCAAGCCACCTACCCGAACGTCGCCGACATTGTCTTGGATTTGCTTTCTATCCCCTCTCAGGAGACTATCCAAATGGCAACCGGCGAGTATGCGGAGCAAGCAATTGAAGCTAGCCACGAGGCTAACAAAGGTAAGTACATCTTGATTGTAGAAGGTGCAGTCATGACAGGGCTTGGCGGAAACACACTTCGTGTTGCCGGTAAACCGTTCATCGAGGAACTCAAAACCCTCGCAAAGGATGCCGCAGCCATCGTCGCCGTCGGCTCGTGCGCCGTTGACGGCGGTTGGGTGCGTGCGCATCCAAATCCTGCAGGCGGTACCGGCGTTTCCCAGTATCTCGCCTCCGAAAGTATCGCGACACCTGTCGTCAACCTTCCCGGTTGCCCTGTCAATCCGGAGGAGATCACCGCAGTCGTCATCGATGTATTGATGCTCGGCGGACTGGAAAAACTCGTACCGAAATTGGACAAGTACGGTCGTCCCAAGTATCTTTACGGACAGACCATCCATGACAACTGCCCCCGCCGCGGACACTTCGAGAACGGTGAATTCGTGTATGAATTCGGTTCAGAGGAAGAAGCGAAGGGTTATTGTCTCTATCCGCTGGGTTGCAAAGGTCCTCAGACCAAGCGTCGTTGCCCGATTACCCGTTGGAATGATCAGACTTCATGGTGTGTCGAGTCCGGCGGACCGTGCATCGGTTGCGGTAGCTTTAACTGGGTCGACAACAACGCTCCGTTCCGCGGACGCTATCGCCGTGTCGGTCAAGGAGTCTTCGGCCTACAAGGCGGCGGCGTAGAGCCCACGAAACTTGCAGCCGGAATCGGTGCGGTTGCGGCAGTCGGTCTTATTGCTCACGGATTCGGTATGAAAGCAGCCGGTCGTATCGGCAAAAATGCCCATCTCGAAACCGAAACGGTCAAAGAATGGGACGCTAAGCACCAAAAGAAACAAGGAGGTGCTTAA